The Streptomyces halobius genomic interval TGACCGGTCAAGACCGCATGCACGTCACAGTGCCCGCCTCCGTACAGGTCACGTGGCTGATCGACGGCCACGAGACCAAGTCCTCCCGTGGCAGGACAACGGTCACACCCCGCACCCTCGGCGTCCCCGCCGACGGCCGCACCCACACGGTCACCGCCAAAGCCATCGACCGCACGCACGCGGTCCGCGACCCGGCATTGCGCAAGCTGCTCTCCGGGTCACTGAAGTGGCGGGTGGCTCGCTAAGCAGTTCTTGGATGAGCAGGGGAGATCGCCGTTGCCAGGCACCGCCCGGCGACGGTGATCACCCGCCGGCAGAAGCGACCACCGCCACCGAGGGCGGCGGTCGCGGCGCGCAGTCCGGTGTCGTCGCGGCCGACTTCCCGTTCCGTGTCACGGCGAGTGATCGAGAGTCTTCGTGGTCACGCCGGGAGCACCCCGTCTCCTAGGGCGGCTGGAGCCGGACCGGTGCCGTGGGCGGCAATGGCACCCTCACGATCGACCACCGCCCGAGGCCCTTCCTGTCCGCTCGGTGACCTGCGACAGCCCGACGCTCCGGCCGGTGGGATTCGTCGGCGGTGCGCAAACTCGTCGTGTCTCCGTGGGTGTTCGCGTTCGGTCGTGCACGTCCAGGGCGTGTACCGGAAGTGGATCAAGGGCTGGGCTGCGACAGCGGTCAACTCGCACATAGCCCCTGATGAACTGGTGCCTAGAGTCTCGCGAGCGCATGCCCGGGTCCTGGCACTGCTCGATCGTCTCGTTGACCGGCACAAGGACGCAGACTCTGCCCTGCCCGGGTGGACCCGCGGGCATGTTCTCAAACACCTTGCGGACAACGCACGTGCCTTCGACAGGCAGGCACGGGCCGCTCTGCAAGGCCAGGTCATCGATATGTACGACGGCGGCCGGAGCGGACGTGACCGGTCCGTCGACGAAGGTGCCACCCGGCCCCTGGCGCAGCTGCGTGCGGAACTGAAGCTGGCCCAGCAGGCTCTGGAAGACACCTGGAGCGGGCTGACGGCAGAGGTCTGGACACGCAGGGTCCGGTTCCGCCATGCCACGGTGCGCGATACCGCGCTGGCACGGTGGCGAGAGGCAGAGATCCACGCCGTCGATCTCATGGCCGGCTACCGCCCCCGCGACTGGCCGCTGGACTTCGCCCTGCACGCTGTGGAGTTCTTGTCCACTCGTGCTCCAGCGGGCACCCGGCTGGTCTTGCAGGCCACCGACCACGAGTTCACCCAGGCCATGGGTACCGGAACGACAGTCGAGGTCTGCGGAGCCGTACGTGACCTCGCGGCCTGGATGGCCGGCCGCACCATCGACGGCCACCTGCACACGAACACTGTCCACCTGCCGGAACTCGGTCCGTGGCCCCCCGACCCGGCAGACTGACCAGACCGCCCACGCGGACCTGAACCGGTGCGGCACCCGCGCGACGAGCAGCGCGGAGCCTGCGGAGCCGCTCAAGGCATGTCGGTCATCGAGTCGGTGAACTGCGCACGTCCTACGGCGACCGCGCCGTCGTCGACGGTGTCTCCTTCACCGTCCAAGAAGGCGAGCGATTGCCGGCCCCACGCTTGAGGCACCATCCCCGAAACCGGGGCCGACTCCTACCGCTTCGTCGGCATTCCGAGCCGTGGCCGGTCTCCGGCGACGGAACCACATGGGGTATGTCAGCGTCCGCCCGGACGTCCCCAAGATCGTGAACGCTGACAGAGGGGCTCGCCCATGACGGGAACGGCTGCCCGCTCCGGGACACGTCGACCTCAACCGGGCCGAGGATCCTCTTCGTCAGCTGCTGCAGCAGCCCGCCCCTCGCCGGACAGTCTGCTGCCGTCAGCTTTCGCACGGTCCACCAGCCGGCTGAGCAGCTGGTCGTCCAGAGCATCCGGCTTCAGCTCGGTCGGCTTGACTTCCTCCACGGCCTCAGCCGAGACGGCCACGTCTGTCATCGGGTGTCATTTCCCGTTCGGAGACCCACCGTTGACCCATACAGACCCACAGAAGGCGGCCGTATGCATACTGTCGTCTGTGTGGGCTCCCAGCGCGAGAGGGCGGGGATCGTTCTGCGCCGTTCGATCACGCACACGCGCGCGAGGGTCCTCCAGATCCGCGAGAAACCGCGGCAGCTCCGAACGCTGCTTCACGTTCAACTTGCGATAGGCGCGGGTCAGATGCTGCTCGACGGTGCTGACCGTGATGAACAGACGGCTCGCGATCTCGCGGTTGGAGCATCCGGTCGCGGCCAGCGCCGCGACCCGCCGCTCGGCGTCGCTCAAGGGTTCCATCCCCTCGGCCTCAACGGTCTGAGGGCTGTCGAGTAGGCCGAGGGTGTGGCGCGCCAGTCGGTGCGGGCGCTCTGCCCCGCACTCCTGGGCGGTTCGCAAGGCCTCCAGGCCCAGCGTCCTGGCTGCGTGGAACGAGCCCAGCTCTTGGTGTACGCGGCTGAATTCGGCCAGAGCGCAGGCGAGTTCCGCCTGTTCGCCGCACGACCTGAGCAGGCCGACCGCCTCGTTCAACAGCGCCGGGCGGTCCTCGATGTCCTCGGTGGCAGCCAGTACCCGCAGCGACATCCCGCGAATGCGAGGGCCGTTTCCGCCCGGCATGGAGAGCTGTTCGAGGACCAGGGCTCGTGCCTCGTCCCTGCGGTTGAGATGGATGTGGGCCTGGGCCAGGTCGCTGCGCCATGGAACGATCTCTGGAAGGTCGAGCGACCACTTCTGCATGAGCTCACCGCACCGGTGGAAGTCCTGGTAGGCATCCTGCGGATTGTTGATCGCCAGATGGTGGTGCCCGCGCGCGTGCAGGTACCGCAGTCCGGACGGGCACTCGAACATGCCGTTCGGCACGGCCTGGCGGAGCAGCCGTTCCCCTTCGTCGTGCCGCCCAAGGCCGGTCAGCGCCAGCAGTTGAACGGAGAAGGGGAGGCCGATCGTCACGCCCCAACTGCGGGTCGACAGCAGACGGAGTGCCTGCTGGGCCAGGTCCACCGCGTCCTGCAGGGCGCCTCGACGCAGGGCTATCGTGGCCTTGGTCGCGGTGAAAAGCCCTTCCCAGGTGGTCGCGCGACGAGCGCGCGCCTCGTTGAGAAAGTACTCGCAGTGGACCTCGGCCTGGTGCGGCCGGCCCACGTGGATGAGCGTGGAGAGTGCGAACTGGACATCACCGAGAGTCGTGTCGGACAGCCGGAGGGCGGCCAGCGCCTGCCCGGCCCATTCGGCCGCTTTGTCGTGCAGGCCGTCGCGCAGGGCCGAGTTCCCGTGGGCGAGTGCGGTGACCCAGCCGGGTGTGGTGACCCAGCCGGGTGTGGTGGCGTTGGGGTCGCTCGCCACGCTGGCCGCGGTCAGTCCCCAGCTCGGCACCTGGATGCCCGTGTGCAACCACTGCTGGAAGTGCTCCAGTGCCGTCTGGTGCGCCGCCTCGTCCGATCCGGGCGCACCGGAGGAGGACTGGAGTCGCGTCAGGAGTTCGCGGGCCTCCTCCGATCGGTTGTGCCAGAAGAAGTAGAGAGCCACAGTGAGCGCGTCCTGCCGCTCCAGGAATCCGTCGCGCACCGCCTTCTTGAGGGGCGTGAGGTGGCGCGCGGCGGCCGAGGGGTCCCGATGCCACGTCTCGCGTGCCAGCGAGAGGGTGAGGGACGCGCGTAGCGGTTCTTGCCGGCATTCGCGTTGTGCCAGTTCGAGGCACTGAAGGGCGAACTCCACCCGGTCATCGGCGCATGCCTGGGTGCCGGCGCTGTGCAGGACGGAGATGGCCCACTGCCCGGGGATCTTGTCGGCGACGATCAGGTGCTGGGAGACCTCGGTGGCGTCCGCGCCGTTGTCGTGCAGCAACTGGGCCGCGTGCAGGTGCATGTCCAGCCGGTCCTCCAGGGGCTGGGTCTCCAGTACGGCGGCTCTTATGGCGGGGTGCCGCAGTCGGCCGTCGCACAGTAGCCGTGACTGGACGAGGGAGCGCACGATCCGTTCGACCCGTGCCGGCCTGATGCCCACGAGTTCCCCCACCAGCGCCGGATCGGCCCTCACACCGAGGACGGCGAGTGCCCGGGTCACGGCGATGGTCCGGTGGCCCCAGCGGTACAGACAGGCGAACACAGCCTGACGGAACGATTCTTCGGTGCGCGGAGTGGGGGGCAGCGCCTGCTCGTCGCCGACCGCGTGCAGCAGACCGTCCTCGACGAGCCCCCTCAGCAGGAGCGGGTTGCCGCCGCAGACTTCGTGGTAGGCGGGTGCGATCCGGGCGGCGGTGGGCTCATCCACATGCTCGGTGAGCACCTCGGCCACCTCGGCCACGGAGAGCGGCTGAACGAGGATGCGGTGGCAGTTGGGCTGGCGCAGCAGCTCCGCCCGGAAGGTGGGGTGGGCGGGTGACGTCACGATCCACTCGCTGATCAGCACGAGCAGCTTCTCGCTCCTGAATCTGCGCAGTAGGTAGAGCAGGATCTGGAGAGAGGGGGCGTCGGCATGGTGTACGTCGTCGATGGCGATGACGATGGTCCGGCCGGCGGCGCGTTCCTGGAGTGCGGAGCACAGCGAGCCGGCGATGCGCGCGGTGGTCTGTCGCATCGGCACGGGCTCCTGGTTCGGCGTGTCCTGGCTGAGCAGCGCGGTCACCTGGCTGTCGGCCCAGGTCCGTAGTTCCCTGTCGTGGACGCCGTGGCACAACTGGCTGAGCACCCCGAAGGGGTGGGTGCGTTCGGCACGGGAGCCGATGGCGGTGAGAACCAGCGCCCCGGAGGAGCTGATCTCTTCGGTGAAGCAGTGCAGCAGGGTCGTCTTGCCGCTCGCCACCGCCCCTTCGACGATTACGATCTGAGCCTTCTGCTGCTCGGACTGTGAATAGAAATCGGTCAGCAATCCTGCTTCGACCTTCCGTCGCGCAAAGCGCATTCGCCTTCCCCTTACGCAGGAAGCGCCGGCGCCATATTTTAGGGATTCTTTGGCTGTGGTTGAGTTTCCCTTTTATTTCTGTGGTGCGGGTGGCGCTCCGTATGTCCTTGTTCGGCAATCTACCTCATTTACCTGGGAGGCGATCCAGTCAATGTGGCCGATTTCATCCTGGGAAGTCCCGAGGGTTTTTCGGCTCGCCGACCGCGGGCGGTTCGTCTTGTGGCGTGGCGGAGTGGCTTGCCGGCAGGGCTGCCAGTGAGCTCGCGTTACGCAATATGAATTCTCGGTAAATCGTTGAGCTCGTCGGCAGCAGGTGCCGGCGTGCGTCCGGCCGGTCGTGCGACGGTGGGAGAAGACGTGGCCAAGCCTTGGGGGCGATACGACCGCGCCTGCGGAGGCCGCGGCAGATCCGGCCGCCGTGACCTGGCCCGGCGGGACGGGCCCGGCGGGACGGGGGAGCCGTTCCTGGGCCGTACGAACGTGGTGAGGCCGGCCCTCGGCGGGGGTCCGAGGGCCGGCCGGCTCTGGTGACGTACTGCCTGGTCGGCTCAGGCTCCACTGGCGGTCGGCAGCGAGTCCGAGGTGGCCTGTGGCCAGGGGCCGCCTGCCAGTGTCTCGATCTCGTGAGCCACGGCGACGAGTGTCTGCTCGTCGTGCGGACGGCCGAGCAACTGGAGGCCGAACGGCACGCCGTCCTGACTGGTCCCGAACGGCAGGCTGACGGCCGGCAGTCCCGTGAGGTTCGCGAGGTGCGTGAAGCGCGTGTAGGCGAAGGGCGTGAGGTCGGTCCGGCCGTCCTCCATCGGCAGCCAGAACTCCCCCCGGGGCACGGCGGCCACGGCCGTCGTCGGCATCAGCACGGCGTCGACGTCCTGCCACGCCTCGCGCCACGCGTGGAGCACCTTGGCACGGAACCGCTGCGCGTCGATGTAGTCCCGGGCGGGCACCAGCGAGCCCTCTTCCAGACGCTGCCGAACTGTCGAGCCGTAGGCGTCGAACTGCTCGGCCATGTAGGGCCGGTGGAAGGAACTCGCCTCGGACATCATGATGATGCGGACCGCGTGGCTGACCAGTTCGGCAAA includes:
- a CDS encoding maleylpyruvate isomerase family mycothiol-dependent enzyme gives rise to the protein MPRVSRAHARVLALLDRLVDRHKDADSALPGWTRGHVLKHLADNARAFDRQARAALQGQVIDMYDGGRSGRDRSVDEGATRPLAQLRAELKLAQQALEDTWSGLTAEVWTRRVRFRHATVRDTALARWREAEIHAVDLMAGYRPRDWPLDFALHAVEFLSTRAPAGTRLVLQATDHEFTQAMGTGTTVEVCGAVRDLAAWMAGRTIDGHLHTNTVHLPELGPWPPDPAD
- a CDS encoding helix-turn-helix transcriptional regulator, with translation MRFARRKVEAGLLTDFYSQSEQQKAQIVIVEGAVASGKTTLLHCFTEEISSSGALVLTAIGSRAERTHPFGVLSQLCHGVHDRELRTWADSQVTALLSQDTPNQEPVPMRQTTARIAGSLCSALQERAAGRTIVIAIDDVHHADAPSLQILLYLLRRFRSEKLLVLISEWIVTSPAHPTFRAELLRQPNCHRILVQPLSVAEVAEVLTEHVDEPTAARIAPAYHEVCGGNPLLLRGLVEDGLLHAVGDEQALPPTPRTEESFRQAVFACLYRWGHRTIAVTRALAVLGVRADPALVGELVGIRPARVERIVRSLVQSRLLCDGRLRHPAIRAAVLETQPLEDRLDMHLHAAQLLHDNGADATEVSQHLIVADKIPGQWAISVLHSAGTQACADDRVEFALQCLELAQRECRQEPLRASLTLSLARETWHRDPSAAARHLTPLKKAVRDGFLERQDALTVALYFFWHNRSEEARELLTRLQSSSGAPGSDEAAHQTALEHFQQWLHTGIQVPSWGLTAASVASDPNATTPGWVTTPGWVTALAHGNSALRDGLHDKAAEWAGQALAALRLSDTTLGDVQFALSTLIHVGRPHQAEVHCEYFLNEARARRATTWEGLFTATKATIALRRGALQDAVDLAQQALRLLSTRSWGVTIGLPFSVQLLALTGLGRHDEGERLLRQAVPNGMFECPSGLRYLHARGHHHLAINNPQDAYQDFHRCGELMQKWSLDLPEIVPWRSDLAQAHIHLNRRDEARALVLEQLSMPGGNGPRIRGMSLRVLAATEDIEDRPALLNEAVGLLRSCGEQAELACALAEFSRVHQELGSFHAARTLGLEALRTAQECGAERPHRLARHTLGLLDSPQTVEAEGMEPLSDAERRVAALAATGCSNREIASRLFITVSTVEQHLTRAYRKLNVKQRSELPRFLADLEDPRARVRDRTAQNDPRPLALGAHTDDSMHTAAFCGSVWVNGGSPNGK